The proteins below are encoded in one region of Oncorhynchus gorbuscha isolate QuinsamMale2020 ecotype Even-year linkage group LG01, OgorEven_v1.0, whole genome shotgun sequence:
- the LOC123996937 gene encoding shaker-related potassium channel tsha2 — MTVVSCEIQDETVVVSPLYQDDCDVERGDQECSERVVINISGLRFETQLRTLSRFPTTLLGDPRKRMRFFDPLRNEYFFDRNRPSFDAILYYYQSGGKLRRPVNVTMDIFMEEMTFYEIEEEAIDMFKEDEGMIIEVERAMPDNEFQRQLWLLFEYPESSGPARMIAVVSVSVIVISIVIFCLETLPQFREDTSANLPLSNHHTTNGTTLHKKPNLFTDPFFMVETLCIVWFSFEFLVRFLSCPSKPAFFKNAMNSIDILAIAPYFITLGLELAEQQEAGSEQAMSLAILRVIRLVRVFRIFKLSRHSKGLQILGQTLHASISELALLIFFLLIGVILFSSAVYFAEADDPESGFSSIPAAFWWAVVSMTTVGYGDMCPVTIGGKIVGSMCAIAGVLTIALPVPVIVSNFNYFYHRERNDEETSVYTHVTCGQQNASFGEFKSTSDSRQSLTKSEYTEEDSCETIRLTNFNPFEHYTGKLTDV, encoded by the coding sequence ATGACTGTTGTGTCCTGTGAGATCCAGGACGAGACTGTGGTAGTTTCTCCCCTCTACCAAGATGATTGCGACGTGGAGCGGGGCGATCAGGAGTGTAGCGAGAGGGTCGTCATCAACATCTCGGGACTGCGCTTCGAAACTCAACTGAGGACTCTCTCGCGCTTTCCCACCACGCTCTTGGGAGACCCACGTAAAAGGATGCGCTTTTTCGATCCGTTGAGAAATGAGTACTTTTTTGACAGGAATAGACCCAGCTTTGATGCCATCCTCTATTATTACCAGTCTGGAGGAAAGCTTAGGAGACCTGTCAACGTTACCATGGACATTTTCATGGAAGAAATGACATTTTATGAAATCGAAGAGGAAGCAATTGATATGTTTAAAGAAGATGAAGGTATGATCATAGAGGTGGAACGTGCGATGCCTGACAACGAGTTTCAGCGCCAGTTGTGGCTGTTGTTTGAGTACCCGGAGAGCTCAGGGCCTGCCCGGATGATCGCTGTCGTTTCAGTCAGTGTGATTGTAATATCCATTGTGATCTTCTGTctagagactttaccacagttcAGGGAAGATACCAGCGCAAACCTACCATTAAGTAATCACCATACCACGAATGGGACTACTCTCCATAAAAAACCCAATCTATTCACAGATCCGTTTTTTATGGTGGAGACACTTTGCATCGTGTGGTTTTCCTTTGAGTTTCTCGTGAGGTTTTTATCTTGCCCGAGCAAACCGGCTTTTTTCAAAAACGCCATGAACTCCATCGATATCTTAGCGATAGCACCTTATTTCATCACCCTTGGCCTTGAACTAGCAGAGCAACAGGAAGCAGGAAGCGAGCAGGCCATGTCGTTAGCCATACTCAGAGTCATCCGTTTGGTTCGAGTGTTCAGGATTTTTAAACTTTCCAGGCACTCCAAGGGTCTCCAAATCCTGGGTCAGACACTCCACGCCAGCATCAGCGAACTCGCGCTTTTGATATTCTTTCTTCTCATAGGGGTTATTCTGTTCTCCAGCGCAGTTTACTTTGCAGAGGCAGACGACCCTGAATCGGGATTCTCAAGTATCCCCGCCGCGTTCTGGTGGGCGGTGGTGTCCATGACTACGGTTGGATATGGAGACATGTGCCCGGTTACTATTGGTGGCAAAATCGTGGGATCTATGTGTGCCATCGCCGGAGTGCTGACCATAGCCCTACCTGTCCCTGTTATCGTGTCCAATTTTAACTACTTTTATCACAGAGAGCGTAATGACGAGGAAACCTCTGTGTATACCCACGTGACTTGTGGTCAACAGAACGCTTCATTCGGAGAATTCAAATCGACCAGCGACAGCAGACAGTCCCTCACCAAATCAGAGTACACGGAAGAGGATTCTTGCGAGACTATCAGATTAACAAACTTCAACCCATTTGAACATTACACTGGCAAGCTGACAGATGTATGA
- the LOC123997005 gene encoding potassium voltage-gated channel subfamily A member 1-like — protein MTVVAGDNMDETVAVPGHPQDSYPPDHEDHDCCERVVINIAGMRFETQLKTLSQFPETLLGNPKKRMRYFDHLRNEYFFDRNRPSFDAILYYYQSGGRLRRPVNVPLDMFSEEIKFYELGVDAMEKFREDEGFVREEERPLPEKEFQRQIWLLFEHPESSGPARGIAIVSVMVILISIVIFCLETLPDLKEDPRGRFKTVGNHTFFYKPNILTDPFFIIETLCIIWFSFELLVRFFACPSKAVFSKNMMNIIDIVAIIPYFITLGTELAEDPEDQDEGMGEQATSLAILRVIRLVRVFRIFKLSRHSKGLQILGQTLKASMRELGLLIFFLFIGVILFSSAVYFAEAEEKGSHFGSIPEAFWWAVVSMTTVGYGDMVPVTIGGKIVGSLCAIAGVLTIALPVPVIVSNFNYFYHRETEGEEQAQLLNVSEPNISESNSSRRSSSTVSKSEYMEIDGDINNSIDNFREANLRTGNCTIANQNCVNKSKLLTDV, from the coding sequence ATGACCGTAGTGGCAGGAGATAACATGGACGAGACCGTGGCAGTGCCGGGGCACCCGCAGGACTCGTACCCCCCCGACCACGAAGACCACGACTGCTGCGAGAGGGTGGTCATCAACATAGCGGGGATGCGGTTCGAGACACAACTCAAAACTCTCTCCCAGTTCCCCGAGACATTGCTAGGCAACCCCAAGAAGAGGATGCGCTACTTTGACCACCTGAGAAACGAGTATTTCTTTGATAGAAACCGTCCCAGTTTCGATGCTATCCTCTACTATTACCAGTCCGGCGGTAGGCTGAGAAGGCCCGTCAACGTCCCGTTGGACATGTTCTCCGAAGAGATCAAGTTTTATGAGTTGGGAGTGGATGCCATGGAGAAATTCCGTGAGGACGAGGGCTTCGTTAGGGAGGAAGAACGTCCTTTACCTGAGAAGGAATTCCAGCGTCAGATCTGGCTGCTTTTTGAGCACCCAGAGAGCTCCGGTCCAGCCAGAGGGATTGCTATAGTATCTGTTATGGTCATTCTGATTTCTATAGTCATCTTTTGTTTAGAGACTTTACCTGACTTGAAAGAAGACCCTAGGGGTCGGTTTAAGACTGTAGGGAACCATACTTTTTTCTACAAACCAAACATCCTAACCGATCCCTTCTTCATTATTGAAACTCTTTGCATTATCTGGTTCTCGTTTGAGTTGTTAGTGCGTTTTTTCGCGTGTCCAAGTAAGGCGGTCTTCTCCAAAAACATGATGAACATTATTGATATAGTGGCCATCATTCCTTACTTCATCACACTGGGAACGGAGCTGGCTGAGGACCCCGAAGACCAGGACGAGGGCATGGGGGAGCAGGCAACATCTCTGGCCATCCTCAGGGTGATCCGTTTGGTCAGAGTGTTTAGAATCTTCAAGCTGTCACGACATTCCAAAGGATTGCAGATCCTGGGACAGACCCTCAAGGCCAGTATGCGCGAGCTCGGATTGCTGATCTTCTTCCTCTTCATTGGAGTCATCCTGTTCTCCAGCGCGGTGTATTTCGCAGAGGCCGAGGAGAAAGGGTCGCACTTCGGCAGCATCCCAGAAGCCTTCTGGTGGGCCGTGGTATCTATGACAACTGTGGGCTATGGGGACATGGTGCCTGTCACTATAGGGGGTAAGATAGTGGGCTCCCTTTGTGCCATAGCTGGTGTGTTGACGATTGCGCTCCCAGTGCCTGTCATTGTGTCCAACTTCAACTACTTCTACCACAGGGAGACcgagggagaggagcaggcccAACTCTTAAACGTTAGTGAACCAAACATTAGTGAAAGCAATTCTAGTCGCCGTAGCTCATCCACTGTCAGCAAATCAGAGTACATGGAGATTGATGGAGATATAAATAATAGCATCGACAATTTTAGAGAGGCAAACCTCAGAACTGGCAATTGCACTATAGCCAACCAAAACTGTGTAAATAAAAGCAAGCTGCTCACAGATGTGTAG